From Orcinus orca chromosome 3, mOrcOrc1.1, whole genome shotgun sequence, a single genomic window includes:
- the AP3D1 gene encoding AP-3 complex subunit delta-1 isoform X6, which yields MALKMVKGSIDRMFDKNLQDLVRGIRNHKEDEAKYISQCIDEIKQELKQDNIAVKANAVCKLTYLQMLGYDISWAAFNIIEVMSASKFTFKRIGYLAASQCFHEGTDVIMLTTNQIRKDLSSPSQYDTGVALTGLSCFVTPDLARDLANDIMTLMSHTKPYIRKKAVLIMYKVFLKYPESLRPAFPRLKEKLEDPDPGVQSAAVNVICELARRNPKNYLSLAPLFFKLMTSSTNNWVLIKIIKLFGALTPLEPRLGKKLIEPLTNLIHSTSAMSLLYECVNTVIAVLISLSSGMPNHSASIQLCVQKLRILIEDSDQNLKYLGLLAMSKILRTHPKSVQAHKDLVLQCLDDKDESIRLRALDLLYGMVSKKNLMEIVKKLMTHVDKAEGTTYRDELLTKIIDICSQSNYQHITNFEWYISILVELTRLEGTRHGHLIAAQMLDVAIRVKAIRRFAVSQMSTLLDSAHLVASSTQRSSICEVLYAAAWICGEFSEHLQEPQQTLEAMLRPKVTTLPGHIQAVYVQNVVKLYAAILQQKEQAADAQAAQEVTQLLVERLPQFVQSADLEAQERASCILQLVKHVQKLQARDVPVAEEVSALFAGELNPVAPKAQKKVPVPEGLDLDAWINEPLSDSESEDEKPKAIFHDEEPRHAKQRPPEADEQELARRREARKQEQANNPFYIKSSPSPQKRYQDAPGVDHIPVVQIDLSVPLKVPGMPMSDQYVKLEEERRHRQRLEKDKRKRKKRERERRGARRHTSLHTESDEDITPAQRVDIVTEEMPENALPSDEDDKDPNDPYRALDIDLDKGGAALSRATPPVTTPRPLADSEKLPVQKHRDTETSKSPERQDVTVVEKKSKKPKRKEKKQKEKEREKKKKKEAEKGVDLDFWLSTTPPAATPAPLPPGFLQEEPGVNAAVTAPKEERRGEEQDAGEDAEQDLEKKPSEQKKKKHKKDKGERSKDKKRPKKRAPPREGDAEPVQNGALREEPLPPMSSYSLLAENSYIKMTYDVQGSLQKDSQVTVSMVLENQSSSFLKNMELNVLDSLNARLARPEGSSVHDGVPVPFQLPPGISNEAQFVFTIQSIVTAQKLKGTLSFIAKNDEGSTHEKLDFKLHFTCTSYLVTTPCYSDAFAKLLESGDLSMSSVKVDGISMSFQNLLAKICFHHHFSVVERVDSCASMYSRSIQGHHVCLLVKKGEKSVSVDGKCSDSTLLSNVLEEMKETLAKC from the exons ATGGCCCTCAAGATGGTCAAGGGCAGCATCGACCGCATGTTCGACAAGAATCTGCAGGATCTGGTGCGCGGCATCCGCAACCACAAGGAGGACGAG gcaAAATATATCTCTCAGTGCATTGATGAAATCAAGCAAGAGCTGAAGCAAGACAACATTGCAGTGAAAGCAAATGCGGTCTGCAAGCTGACCTAC CTGCAGATGCTAGGATATGACATCAGCTGGGCCGCCTTCAACATCATAGAAGTGATGAGCGCCTCCAAGTTCACATTCAAG CGAATCGGCTACCTCGCTGCTTCCCAGTGCTTTCACGAAGGGACCGACGTCATCATGCTGACCACCAACCAGATCCGCAAG gACCTGAGCAGCCCCAGCCAGTACGACACTGGCGTTGCGCTGACTGGCCTGTCCTGTTTTGTTACCCCAGATCTTGCCAGAGACTTGGCCAACGACATCATGACACTG ATGTCGCACACCAAGCCATACATCCGGAAGAAGGCTGTGCTGATCATGTACAAGGTGTTCCTGAAGTACCCTGAGTCTCTGCGCCCTGCCTTTCCCCGCCTGAAGGAGAAGCTGGAGGACCCTGATCCCG GGGTCCAGTCGGCGGCAGTCAACGTCATCTGTGAGCTGGCCAGACGTAACCCCAAGAACTACCTTTCTCTCGCTCCGCTCTTCTTCAAGCTCATGACCTCCTCCACCAACAACTGGGTCCTCATTAAGATTATCAAACTG TTTGGTGCTCTGACTCCCTTGGAGCCAAGGTTGGGTAAAAAGCTGATTGAGCCTCTCACCAACCTGATCCACAG CACGTCTGCCATGTCCCTTCTGTACGAGTGTGTCAACACCGTCATCGCAG TGCTCATCTCGCTGTCGTCTGGCATGCCCAACCATAGTGCCAGCATCCAG CTCTGTGTTCAGAAACTGAGGATATTAATAGAAGACTCCGATCAGAACT TGAAGTACCTGGGGCTCCTGGCCATGTCCAAGATCCTGAGGACACACCCCAAGTCCGTACAGGCACACAAGGATCTTGTCCTGCAGTGCCTGGACGACAAGGACGAGTCCATCCGGCTGCGGGCTCTCGACCTCCTGTACGGCATG GTGTCCAAGAAGAACCTGATGGAGATTGTCAAGAAGCTGATGACCCACGTGGACAAGGCCGAGGGCACGACCTACCGCGACGAGCTGCTCACCAAGATCATTGACATCTGCAGCCAGTCCAACTACCAGCACATCACCAACTTCGAGTG GTACATCAGCATCCTGGTGGAGCTGACCCGACTGGAGGGCACCCGCCACGGCCACCTCATCGCCGCCCAGATGCTGGATGTGGCCATCCGCGTGAAGGCCATCCGCCGGTTTGCCGTGTCGCAGATGTCCACGCTGCTTGACAGCGCCCACCTGGTGGCCAGCAGCACCCAGCGCAGCAGCATCTGCGAGGTGCTCTACGCGGCCGCCTGGATCTGCGGGGAGTTCTCCGA GCACCTACAGGAGCCCCAGCAGACCCTGGAGGCCATGCTGCGGCCCAAAGTCACCACCCTGCCGGGCCACATCCAAGCCGTGTATGTGCAGAACGTGGTCAAGCTGTACGCAGCCATCCTGCAGCAGAAAGAGCAGGCCGCGGACGCGCAGGCGGCCCAGGAGGTCACGCAGCTCCTAGTGGAGCGGCTGCCCCAGTTTGTGCAGAGCGCGGACCTGGAAGCCCAGGAGCGG GCATCCTGCATCTTGCAGCTGGTCAAACACGTCCAGAAGCTTCAGGCCAGGGATGTGCCAGTGGCAGAAGAAGTGAGTGCGCTCTTTGCTGGGGAGCTGAACCCGGTGGCTCCCAAGGCACAGAAGAAGGTTCCGGTCCCCGAAGG CCTGGACCTGGACGCCTGGATCAATGAGCCGCTCTCGGACAGTGAGTCTGAGGATGAGAAGCCCAAGGCCATCTTCCACGACGAGGAGCCACGGCACGCCAAGCAGCGGCCGCCCGAGGCGGACGAGCAGGAACTGGCCCGG CGCCGCGAGGCCCGGAAGCAGGAGCAGGCCAACAACCCATTCTACATCAAGAGTTCCCCGTCCCCTCAAAAG CGGTACCAGGACGCGCCAGGTGTGGACCACATTCCCGTGGTGCAGATTGACCTCTCGGTGCCCTTGAAGGTGCCAG GGATGCCCATGTCAGACCAGTACGTGAAGCTGGAGGAAGAACGGCGGCACCGGCAGAGGCTGGAGAAGgacaagagaaagaggaagaagagggagcGGGAGAGGCGGGGTGCCCGGCGCCACACCTCACTGCACACGGAGAGCGACGAGGACATCACCCCCGCCCAGCGTGTGGACATCGTCACCGAGGAGATGCCCGAG AACGCCCTGCCCAGCGACGAGGACGACAAAGACCCCAACGACCCCTACAGGGCCCTGGACATCGACTTGGACAA AGGGGGAGCGGCCTTGTCACGGGCCACGCCTCCTGTGACCACCCCCAGGCCCCTAGCCGACAGTGAGAAGCTGCCCGTCCAGAAACACAGAGATACTGAGACTTCCAAGTCCCCGGAGAGACAGGACGTCACTGTCGTGGAAAAGAAGAGCAAGAAGcccaagaggaaggagaagaagcagaaggagaaagagcgagagaagaagaagaagaaagaggcgGAGAAG GGTGTGGACTTAGATTTCTGGCTGTCCACCACGCCGCCTGCTGCCACCCCGGCCCCG CTGCCACCCGGCTTCCTGCAGGAGGAGCCTGGCGTGAACGCCGCGGTCACTGCCCCTAAGGAGGAGCGCAGGGGAGAGGAGCAGGACGCCGGCGAGGACGCGGAGCAGGACCTTGAGAAG AAGCCTTCCgagcagaagaagaagaaacacaagAAGGACAAGGGGGAGCGCTCCAAAGACAAGAAGAGACCCAAGAAGAGGGCGCCTCCGAGGGAAGGGGACGCCGAGCCCGTGCAGAACGGCGCGCTCCGTGAGGAGCCCCTCCCG CCCATGTCTAGCTACTCTCTCCTGGCTGAAAATTCTTACATCAAAATG ACGTACGACGTGCAGGGCAGCCTGCAGAAGGACAGCCAGGTCACGGTGTCCATGGTCCTGGAGAACCAGAGCAGCAGCTTCCTCAAGAACATGGAGCTCAACGTGCTGGACTCACTCAACGCCCGACTGGCCCGGCCAGAGGGCTCCTCGGTCCACGACGGTGTCCCCGTGCCTTTCCAGCTGCCCCCTG GCATCTCCAACGAAGCCCAGTTTGTGTTCACCATTCAGAGCATCGTCACGGCGCAGAAGCTCAAAGGGACCCTCTCTTTCATCGCCAAG AATGACGAAGGTTCCACCCATGAGAAGCTGGACTTCAAGCTACACTTCACCTGCACCTCGTACTTGGTCACCACGCCATGCTACAG TGACGCATTTGCCAAGTTGTTGGAGTCCGGGGACCTGAGCATGAGCTCAGTCAAGGTTGATGGCATTAGTATGTCCTTCCAGAACCTTCTGGCAAAGATCTGTTTTCACCACCATTTTTCCG TCGTGGAGCGGGTGGACTCCTGCGCCTCCATGTACAGCCGTTCCATCCAGGGCCACCACGTCTGCCTCCTGGTGAAGAAG GGTGAGAAGTCGGTGTCGGTGGATGGGAAGTGCAGCGATTCAACGCTGCTGAGCAACGTGCTGGAGGAGATGAAGGAAACGCTGGCCAAATGCTGA
- the AP3D1 gene encoding AP-3 complex subunit delta-1 isoform X10, producing the protein MTLMSHTKPYIRKKAVLIMYKVFLKYPESLRPAFPRLKEKLEDPDPGVQSAAVNVICELARRNPKNYLSLAPLFFKLMTSSTNNWVLIKIIKLFGALTPLEPRLGKKLIEPLTNLIHSTSAMSLLYECVNTVIAVLISLSSGMPNHSASIQLCVQKLRILIEDSDQNLKYLGLLAMSKILRTHPKSVQAHKDLVLQCLDDKDESIRLRALDLLYGMVSKKNLMEIVKKLMTHVDKAEGTTYRDELLTKIIDICSQSNYQHITNFEWYISILVELTRLEGTRHGHLIAAQMLDVAIRVKAIRRFAVSQMSTLLDSAHLVASSTQRSSICEVLYAAAWICGEFSEHLQEPQQTLEAMLRPKVTTLPGHIQAVYVQNVVKLYAAILQQKEQAADAQAAQEVTQLLVERLPQFVQSADLEAQERASCILQLVKHVQKLQARDVPVAEEVSALFAGELNPVAPKAQKKVPVPEGLDLDAWINEPLSDSESEDEKPKAIFHDEEPRHAKQRPPEADEQELARRREARKQEQANNPFYIKSSPSPQKRYQDAPGVDHIPVVQIDLSVPLKVPGMPMSDQYVKLEEERRHRQRLEKDKRKRKKRERERRGARRHTSLHTESDEDITPAQRVDIVTEEMPENALPSDEDDKDPNDPYRALDIDLDKGGAALSRATPPVTTPRPLADSEKLPVQKHRDTETSKSPERQDVTVVEKKSKKPKRKEKKQKEKEREKKKKKEAEKGVDLDFWLSTTPPAATPAPLPPGFLQEEPGVNAAVTAPKEERRGEEQDAGEDAEQDLEKKPSEQKKKKHKKDKGERSKDKKRPKKRAPPREGDAEPVQNGALREEPLPPMSSYSLLAENSYIKMTYDVQGSLQKDSQVTVSMVLENQSSSFLKNMELNVLDSLNARLARPEGSSVHDGVPVPFQLPPGISNEAQFVFTIQSIVTAQKLKGTLSFIAKNDEGSTHEKLDFKLHFTCTSYLVTTPCYSDAFAKLLESGDLSMSSVKVDGISMSFQNLLAKICFHHHFSVVERVDSCASMYSRSIQGHHVCLLVKKGEKSVSVDGKCSDSTLLSNVLEEMKETLAKC; encoded by the exons ATGACACTG ATGTCGCACACCAAGCCATACATCCGGAAGAAGGCTGTGCTGATCATGTACAAGGTGTTCCTGAAGTACCCTGAGTCTCTGCGCCCTGCCTTTCCCCGCCTGAAGGAGAAGCTGGAGGACCCTGATCCCG GGGTCCAGTCGGCGGCAGTCAACGTCATCTGTGAGCTGGCCAGACGTAACCCCAAGAACTACCTTTCTCTCGCTCCGCTCTTCTTCAAGCTCATGACCTCCTCCACCAACAACTGGGTCCTCATTAAGATTATCAAACTG TTTGGTGCTCTGACTCCCTTGGAGCCAAGGTTGGGTAAAAAGCTGATTGAGCCTCTCACCAACCTGATCCACAG CACGTCTGCCATGTCCCTTCTGTACGAGTGTGTCAACACCGTCATCGCAG TGCTCATCTCGCTGTCGTCTGGCATGCCCAACCATAGTGCCAGCATCCAG CTCTGTGTTCAGAAACTGAGGATATTAATAGAAGACTCCGATCAGAACT TGAAGTACCTGGGGCTCCTGGCCATGTCCAAGATCCTGAGGACACACCCCAAGTCCGTACAGGCACACAAGGATCTTGTCCTGCAGTGCCTGGACGACAAGGACGAGTCCATCCGGCTGCGGGCTCTCGACCTCCTGTACGGCATG GTGTCCAAGAAGAACCTGATGGAGATTGTCAAGAAGCTGATGACCCACGTGGACAAGGCCGAGGGCACGACCTACCGCGACGAGCTGCTCACCAAGATCATTGACATCTGCAGCCAGTCCAACTACCAGCACATCACCAACTTCGAGTG GTACATCAGCATCCTGGTGGAGCTGACCCGACTGGAGGGCACCCGCCACGGCCACCTCATCGCCGCCCAGATGCTGGATGTGGCCATCCGCGTGAAGGCCATCCGCCGGTTTGCCGTGTCGCAGATGTCCACGCTGCTTGACAGCGCCCACCTGGTGGCCAGCAGCACCCAGCGCAGCAGCATCTGCGAGGTGCTCTACGCGGCCGCCTGGATCTGCGGGGAGTTCTCCGA GCACCTACAGGAGCCCCAGCAGACCCTGGAGGCCATGCTGCGGCCCAAAGTCACCACCCTGCCGGGCCACATCCAAGCCGTGTATGTGCAGAACGTGGTCAAGCTGTACGCAGCCATCCTGCAGCAGAAAGAGCAGGCCGCGGACGCGCAGGCGGCCCAGGAGGTCACGCAGCTCCTAGTGGAGCGGCTGCCCCAGTTTGTGCAGAGCGCGGACCTGGAAGCCCAGGAGCGG GCATCCTGCATCTTGCAGCTGGTCAAACACGTCCAGAAGCTTCAGGCCAGGGATGTGCCAGTGGCAGAAGAAGTGAGTGCGCTCTTTGCTGGGGAGCTGAACCCGGTGGCTCCCAAGGCACAGAAGAAGGTTCCGGTCCCCGAAGG CCTGGACCTGGACGCCTGGATCAATGAGCCGCTCTCGGACAGTGAGTCTGAGGATGAGAAGCCCAAGGCCATCTTCCACGACGAGGAGCCACGGCACGCCAAGCAGCGGCCGCCCGAGGCGGACGAGCAGGAACTGGCCCGG CGCCGCGAGGCCCGGAAGCAGGAGCAGGCCAACAACCCATTCTACATCAAGAGTTCCCCGTCCCCTCAAAAG CGGTACCAGGACGCGCCAGGTGTGGACCACATTCCCGTGGTGCAGATTGACCTCTCGGTGCCCTTGAAGGTGCCAG GGATGCCCATGTCAGACCAGTACGTGAAGCTGGAGGAAGAACGGCGGCACCGGCAGAGGCTGGAGAAGgacaagagaaagaggaagaagagggagcGGGAGAGGCGGGGTGCCCGGCGCCACACCTCACTGCACACGGAGAGCGACGAGGACATCACCCCCGCCCAGCGTGTGGACATCGTCACCGAGGAGATGCCCGAG AACGCCCTGCCCAGCGACGAGGACGACAAAGACCCCAACGACCCCTACAGGGCCCTGGACATCGACTTGGACAA AGGGGGAGCGGCCTTGTCACGGGCCACGCCTCCTGTGACCACCCCCAGGCCCCTAGCCGACAGTGAGAAGCTGCCCGTCCAGAAACACAGAGATACTGAGACTTCCAAGTCCCCGGAGAGACAGGACGTCACTGTCGTGGAAAAGAAGAGCAAGAAGcccaagaggaaggagaagaagcagaaggagaaagagcgagagaagaagaagaagaaagaggcgGAGAAG GGTGTGGACTTAGATTTCTGGCTGTCCACCACGCCGCCTGCTGCCACCCCGGCCCCG CTGCCACCCGGCTTCCTGCAGGAGGAGCCTGGCGTGAACGCCGCGGTCACTGCCCCTAAGGAGGAGCGCAGGGGAGAGGAGCAGGACGCCGGCGAGGACGCGGAGCAGGACCTTGAGAAG AAGCCTTCCgagcagaagaagaagaaacacaagAAGGACAAGGGGGAGCGCTCCAAAGACAAGAAGAGACCCAAGAAGAGGGCGCCTCCGAGGGAAGGGGACGCCGAGCCCGTGCAGAACGGCGCGCTCCGTGAGGAGCCCCTCCCG CCCATGTCTAGCTACTCTCTCCTGGCTGAAAATTCTTACATCAAAATG ACGTACGACGTGCAGGGCAGCCTGCAGAAGGACAGCCAGGTCACGGTGTCCATGGTCCTGGAGAACCAGAGCAGCAGCTTCCTCAAGAACATGGAGCTCAACGTGCTGGACTCACTCAACGCCCGACTGGCCCGGCCAGAGGGCTCCTCGGTCCACGACGGTGTCCCCGTGCCTTTCCAGCTGCCCCCTG GCATCTCCAACGAAGCCCAGTTTGTGTTCACCATTCAGAGCATCGTCACGGCGCAGAAGCTCAAAGGGACCCTCTCTTTCATCGCCAAG AATGACGAAGGTTCCACCCATGAGAAGCTGGACTTCAAGCTACACTTCACCTGCACCTCGTACTTGGTCACCACGCCATGCTACAG TGACGCATTTGCCAAGTTGTTGGAGTCCGGGGACCTGAGCATGAGCTCAGTCAAGGTTGATGGCATTAGTATGTCCTTCCAGAACCTTCTGGCAAAGATCTGTTTTCACCACCATTTTTCCG TCGTGGAGCGGGTGGACTCCTGCGCCTCCATGTACAGCCGTTCCATCCAGGGCCACCACGTCTGCCTCCTGGTGAAGAAG GGTGAGAAGTCGGTGTCGGTGGATGGGAAGTGCAGCGATTCAACGCTGCTGAGCAACGTGCTGGAGGAGATGAAGGAAACGCTGGCCAAATGCTGA
- the AP3D1 gene encoding AP-3 complex subunit delta-1 isoform X11 gives MTSSTNNWVLIKIIKLFGALTPLEPRLGKKLIEPLTNLIHSTSAMSLLYECVNTVIAVLISLSSGMPNHSASIQLCVQKLRILIEDSDQNLKYLGLLAMSKILRTHPKSVQAHKDLVLQCLDDKDESIRLRALDLLYGMVSKKNLMEIVKKLMTHVDKAEGTTYRDELLTKIIDICSQSNYQHITNFEWYISILVELTRLEGTRHGHLIAAQMLDVAIRVKAIRRFAVSQMSTLLDSAHLVASSTQRSSICEVLYAAAWICGEFSEHLQEPQQTLEAMLRPKVTTLPGHIQAVYVQNVVKLYAAILQQKEQAADAQAAQEVTQLLVERLPQFVQSADLEAQERASCILQLVKHVQKLQARDVPVAEEVSALFAGELNPVAPKAQKKVPVPEGLDLDAWINEPLSDSESEDEKPKAIFHDEEPRHAKQRPPEADEQELARRREARKQEQANNPFYIKSSPSPQKRYQDAPGVDHIPVVQIDLSVPLKVPGMPMSDQYVKLEEERRHRQRLEKDKRKRKKRERERRGARRHTSLHTESDEDITPAQRVDIVTEEMPENALPSDEDDKDPNDPYRALDIDLDKGGAALSRATPPVTTPRPLADSEKLPVQKHRDTETSKSPERQDVTVVEKKSKKPKRKEKKQKEKEREKKKKKEAEKGVDLDFWLSTTPPAATPAPLPPGFLQEEPGVNAAVTAPKEERRGEEQDAGEDAEQDLEKKPSEQKKKKHKKDKGERSKDKKRPKKRAPPREGDAEPVQNGALREEPLPPMSSYSLLAENSYIKMTYDVQGSLQKDSQVTVSMVLENQSSSFLKNMELNVLDSLNARLARPEGSSVHDGVPVPFQLPPGISNEAQFVFTIQSIVTAQKLKGTLSFIAKNDEGSTHEKLDFKLHFTCTSYLVTTPCYSDAFAKLLESGDLSMSSVKVDGISMSFQNLLAKICFHHHFSVVERVDSCASMYSRSIQGHHVCLLVKKGEKSVSVDGKCSDSTLLSNVLEEMKETLAKC, from the exons ATGACCTCCTCCACCAACAACTGGGTCCTCATTAAGATTATCAAACTG TTTGGTGCTCTGACTCCCTTGGAGCCAAGGTTGGGTAAAAAGCTGATTGAGCCTCTCACCAACCTGATCCACAG CACGTCTGCCATGTCCCTTCTGTACGAGTGTGTCAACACCGTCATCGCAG TGCTCATCTCGCTGTCGTCTGGCATGCCCAACCATAGTGCCAGCATCCAG CTCTGTGTTCAGAAACTGAGGATATTAATAGAAGACTCCGATCAGAACT TGAAGTACCTGGGGCTCCTGGCCATGTCCAAGATCCTGAGGACACACCCCAAGTCCGTACAGGCACACAAGGATCTTGTCCTGCAGTGCCTGGACGACAAGGACGAGTCCATCCGGCTGCGGGCTCTCGACCTCCTGTACGGCATG GTGTCCAAGAAGAACCTGATGGAGATTGTCAAGAAGCTGATGACCCACGTGGACAAGGCCGAGGGCACGACCTACCGCGACGAGCTGCTCACCAAGATCATTGACATCTGCAGCCAGTCCAACTACCAGCACATCACCAACTTCGAGTG GTACATCAGCATCCTGGTGGAGCTGACCCGACTGGAGGGCACCCGCCACGGCCACCTCATCGCCGCCCAGATGCTGGATGTGGCCATCCGCGTGAAGGCCATCCGCCGGTTTGCCGTGTCGCAGATGTCCACGCTGCTTGACAGCGCCCACCTGGTGGCCAGCAGCACCCAGCGCAGCAGCATCTGCGAGGTGCTCTACGCGGCCGCCTGGATCTGCGGGGAGTTCTCCGA GCACCTACAGGAGCCCCAGCAGACCCTGGAGGCCATGCTGCGGCCCAAAGTCACCACCCTGCCGGGCCACATCCAAGCCGTGTATGTGCAGAACGTGGTCAAGCTGTACGCAGCCATCCTGCAGCAGAAAGAGCAGGCCGCGGACGCGCAGGCGGCCCAGGAGGTCACGCAGCTCCTAGTGGAGCGGCTGCCCCAGTTTGTGCAGAGCGCGGACCTGGAAGCCCAGGAGCGG GCATCCTGCATCTTGCAGCTGGTCAAACACGTCCAGAAGCTTCAGGCCAGGGATGTGCCAGTGGCAGAAGAAGTGAGTGCGCTCTTTGCTGGGGAGCTGAACCCGGTGGCTCCCAAGGCACAGAAGAAGGTTCCGGTCCCCGAAGG CCTGGACCTGGACGCCTGGATCAATGAGCCGCTCTCGGACAGTGAGTCTGAGGATGAGAAGCCCAAGGCCATCTTCCACGACGAGGAGCCACGGCACGCCAAGCAGCGGCCGCCCGAGGCGGACGAGCAGGAACTGGCCCGG CGCCGCGAGGCCCGGAAGCAGGAGCAGGCCAACAACCCATTCTACATCAAGAGTTCCCCGTCCCCTCAAAAG CGGTACCAGGACGCGCCAGGTGTGGACCACATTCCCGTGGTGCAGATTGACCTCTCGGTGCCCTTGAAGGTGCCAG GGATGCCCATGTCAGACCAGTACGTGAAGCTGGAGGAAGAACGGCGGCACCGGCAGAGGCTGGAGAAGgacaagagaaagaggaagaagagggagcGGGAGAGGCGGGGTGCCCGGCGCCACACCTCACTGCACACGGAGAGCGACGAGGACATCACCCCCGCCCAGCGTGTGGACATCGTCACCGAGGAGATGCCCGAG AACGCCCTGCCCAGCGACGAGGACGACAAAGACCCCAACGACCCCTACAGGGCCCTGGACATCGACTTGGACAA AGGGGGAGCGGCCTTGTCACGGGCCACGCCTCCTGTGACCACCCCCAGGCCCCTAGCCGACAGTGAGAAGCTGCCCGTCCAGAAACACAGAGATACTGAGACTTCCAAGTCCCCGGAGAGACAGGACGTCACTGTCGTGGAAAAGAAGAGCAAGAAGcccaagaggaaggagaagaagcagaaggagaaagagcgagagaagaagaagaagaaagaggcgGAGAAG GGTGTGGACTTAGATTTCTGGCTGTCCACCACGCCGCCTGCTGCCACCCCGGCCCCG CTGCCACCCGGCTTCCTGCAGGAGGAGCCTGGCGTGAACGCCGCGGTCACTGCCCCTAAGGAGGAGCGCAGGGGAGAGGAGCAGGACGCCGGCGAGGACGCGGAGCAGGACCTTGAGAAG AAGCCTTCCgagcagaagaagaagaaacacaagAAGGACAAGGGGGAGCGCTCCAAAGACAAGAAGAGACCCAAGAAGAGGGCGCCTCCGAGGGAAGGGGACGCCGAGCCCGTGCAGAACGGCGCGCTCCGTGAGGAGCCCCTCCCG CCCATGTCTAGCTACTCTCTCCTGGCTGAAAATTCTTACATCAAAATG ACGTACGACGTGCAGGGCAGCCTGCAGAAGGACAGCCAGGTCACGGTGTCCATGGTCCTGGAGAACCAGAGCAGCAGCTTCCTCAAGAACATGGAGCTCAACGTGCTGGACTCACTCAACGCCCGACTGGCCCGGCCAGAGGGCTCCTCGGTCCACGACGGTGTCCCCGTGCCTTTCCAGCTGCCCCCTG GCATCTCCAACGAAGCCCAGTTTGTGTTCACCATTCAGAGCATCGTCACGGCGCAGAAGCTCAAAGGGACCCTCTCTTTCATCGCCAAG AATGACGAAGGTTCCACCCATGAGAAGCTGGACTTCAAGCTACACTTCACCTGCACCTCGTACTTGGTCACCACGCCATGCTACAG TGACGCATTTGCCAAGTTGTTGGAGTCCGGGGACCTGAGCATGAGCTCAGTCAAGGTTGATGGCATTAGTATGTCCTTCCAGAACCTTCTGGCAAAGATCTGTTTTCACCACCATTTTTCCG TCGTGGAGCGGGTGGACTCCTGCGCCTCCATGTACAGCCGTTCCATCCAGGGCCACCACGTCTGCCTCCTGGTGAAGAAG GGTGAGAAGTCGGTGTCGGTGGATGGGAAGTGCAGCGATTCAACGCTGCTGAGCAACGTGCTGGAGGAGATGAAGGAAACGCTGGCCAAATGCTGA